In Pseudomonas sp. DNDY-54, a genomic segment contains:
- a CDS encoding CsgG/HfaB family protein — MRSLFVAIGMMAVLQGCAVREPMSADQETPTLTPRTSTYQDLLELPRPRGPLVAAVYGFRDQTGQYKPSPASSFSTAVTQGAASMLVDAMQASGWFIVLEREGLQNVLTERKIIRASQAKPDVAPNIQSELPSLLAANIIMEGAIVAYETNVRSGGQGARYLGIGVSQEYRVDQVTVNLRAIDVRSGQVLSNVMTTKTIYSIGRSANVYKFIEFKELLEAEAGYTTNEPAQLCVLSAIEAAVAHLIAQGVDRRLWQTADNTPAVKAELAKYLATPTKL, encoded by the coding sequence ATGAGAAGCCTATTCGTAGCCATCGGGATGATGGCTGTTCTACAGGGCTGCGCGGTCCGCGAGCCCATGTCGGCAGATCAGGAAACACCCACACTCACGCCGCGCACTTCAACCTATCAAGATCTGCTTGAACTGCCCCGACCCCGAGGCCCCTTGGTGGCCGCGGTGTACGGCTTCCGCGATCAGACCGGGCAGTACAAGCCGAGCCCGGCCAGCTCCTTTTCAACCGCCGTCACTCAGGGCGCGGCCAGCATGCTGGTCGATGCGATGCAGGCCAGTGGCTGGTTCATCGTGCTGGAGCGCGAAGGCCTGCAAAACGTGCTGACCGAGCGCAAGATCATCCGCGCCTCCCAGGCCAAGCCGGATGTGGCACCCAACATCCAGTCGGAGCTGCCCTCGCTACTGGCCGCCAACATCATCATGGAAGGTGCCATCGTCGCCTACGAGACCAACGTACGCAGCGGCGGCCAAGGCGCACGCTACCTTGGCATTGGCGTTTCGCAGGAATACCGGGTCGATCAGGTCACGGTGAATCTGCGCGCCATCGATGTACGCAGCGGGCAGGTACTTTCCAACGTGATGACCACCAAGACGATCTATTCGATCGGACGCAGTGCAAACGTCTACAAGTTCATCGAGTTCAAGGAATTGCTCGAAGCGGAAGCCGGTTACACGACCAACGAGCCGGCGCAGCTATGCGTGTTGTCGGCCATCGAGGCGGCCGTTGCCCATTTGATCGCTCAGGGCGTCGACCGCCGTCTCTGGCAGACCGCTGACAATACGCCCGCCGTGAAAGCGGAGTTGGCAAAATACCTCGCAACGCCCACCAAACTGTAG
- a CDS encoding curli assembly protein CsgF, whose translation MNRPQQKFTGVFLAGLLLSFSATATELVYTPVNPSFGGSPLNGAWLLGNAQAQNDKKDPDAIDRSSLRGTSALDRFTSQLESRLLSDLLGDVKDGKTGSITTDDFIVSIINDDIGNLVVSITDRLTGEVSEIIIGQD comes from the coding sequence ATGAACCGGCCACAACAAAAATTCACCGGCGTCTTCCTGGCCGGGTTGCTGCTCAGCTTCAGCGCCACCGCGACCGAACTGGTCTATACCCCGGTCAATCCTTCATTTGGCGGCAGCCCCTTGAACGGCGCCTGGCTGCTGGGAAACGCCCAGGCACAGAACGATAAAAAAGACCCCGATGCCATCGATCGCTCGTCACTGAGAGGCACCTCGGCACTTGACCGCTTCACCAGCCAGCTTGAATCCCGGCTGCTCTCCGATCTGCTAGGTGACGTCAAGGATGGCAAAACCGGATCGATCACCACTGATGATTTCATCGTCAGCATCATCAACGACGACATCGGTAACCTGGTGGTGAGCATCACCGACCGGCTGACCGGCGAAGTATCCGAAATCATCATCGGTCAAGACTAA
- the csgE gene encoding curli production assembly/transport protein CsgE → MRHLCLWLALLASVQVHADEAELKGFITNNTVSRSGQEFYRKFCERLNDASALDFNLAVKERPSARWGVLVWVEQDNQPLYRRFLQPNVSDMEQTAYDAADFVLQEINRRKVEAMFEDTIDLAKDEL, encoded by the coding sequence ATGAGGCACCTGTGCCTGTGGCTGGCGCTTCTCGCCAGTGTCCAGGTGCATGCCGACGAGGCGGAGCTCAAAGGCTTCATCACCAATAACACGGTGTCCCGGTCCGGCCAGGAGTTTTACCGCAAGTTCTGCGAGCGTCTTAACGATGCCAGTGCGCTGGACTTCAACCTGGCCGTCAAAGAACGACCTTCGGCGCGCTGGGGCGTGCTGGTGTGGGTCGAGCAGGACAATCAGCCGCTTTACCGCCGCTTTCTGCAACCAAATGTCAGCGACATGGAACAGACCGCCTATGACGCGGCGGATTTCGTACTGCAAGAGATAAACCGTAGGAAAGTCGAAGCAATGTTCGAAGACACCATTGACCTTGCGAAGGATGAGTTATGA
- a CDS encoding helix-turn-helix transcriptional regulator: MTDEACFALTASSARLVLLSNSELLDSSLHHYLLGCPQLRLTRSNVLRPGLNDADLTLIDVGSFPDADCFRLLRQLRDTPTALVNVQTEQARRILEAHPWVKGVFYPNTSRTNFGRGVSVMLEGGDWLPRALMEKLLGRYRQLTHTSRAIDELSVREKQILGLAGKGLSNSEIAERLHLSTHTIKSHIHNALGKLGASNRAQGASLVMGHVNEAGL, translated from the coding sequence ATGACCGATGAAGCCTGTTTCGCACTTACCGCTTCGTCAGCGCGTCTCGTTCTGCTGTCCAACAGCGAATTGCTGGACAGCTCCCTCCATCACTACCTGCTCGGTTGCCCTCAGTTGCGCCTGACGCGCAGCAATGTCCTTCGCCCGGGGCTCAACGACGCGGACCTGACATTGATCGATGTCGGCAGCTTCCCCGATGCGGACTGTTTTCGCCTGCTCCGACAGCTACGCGATACGCCGACCGCGCTGGTGAATGTGCAAACGGAACAGGCCCGCCGGATACTGGAGGCGCACCCCTGGGTCAAGGGCGTGTTCTACCCCAACACCAGCCGCACCAATTTCGGTCGCGGCGTCAGCGTGATGCTTGAAGGCGGTGACTGGCTGCCCCGCGCGCTGATGGAAAAACTGCTGGGGCGATACCGGCAACTCACCCACACCTCGCGGGCCATCGATGAGCTGTCGGTCCGTGAGAAGCAGATCCTCGGGCTCGCCGGCAAAGGGCTTTCGAATTCGGAGATTGCCGAGCGCCTGCATCTGAGTACGCACACCATCAAAAGCCATATCCACAACGCGCTTGGCAAGCTGGGCGCGTCCAACCGCGCGCAAGGCGCATCGTTGGTGATGGGGCACGTCAACGAGGCAGGCCTATGA
- a CDS encoding LysE family translocator has product MSDPAFWLVFFSAALALNVSPGPDLLFVLSRTLSGGRRVGVASACGVCSGALVHVAAAALGISAILATSALAFAVVKYVGAAYLLYLGIQTLRSAGAGMQLNLNAAPRTSAWQAYRQGILVDILNPKAAIFFMAFLPQFVRPDQGSVAVQLLVLGVLVVMVAIVVECALVLLAARASSALRENRRLSQWLDRVLGSVLIGLGIRLGLAERA; this is encoded by the coding sequence ATGTCGGACCCGGCGTTCTGGTTGGTGTTCTTCTCGGCCGCCCTGGCGTTGAACGTCTCGCCGGGGCCCGATTTACTCTTCGTTCTGTCGCGCACACTCTCGGGCGGACGGCGCGTCGGTGTCGCGTCTGCCTGTGGGGTATGCAGTGGCGCGCTGGTTCATGTTGCGGCCGCTGCCCTGGGGATCTCTGCAATTCTGGCCACCTCTGCGCTGGCCTTCGCGGTGGTCAAGTACGTCGGTGCGGCGTATCTGTTGTATCTGGGCATTCAGACCCTGCGTTCCGCCGGCGCCGGTATGCAGCTCAACCTCAACGCTGCACCTCGGACCTCGGCCTGGCAGGCGTATCGGCAGGGCATCCTGGTCGATATCCTCAATCCGAAGGCGGCAATTTTCTTCATGGCGTTTCTGCCCCAATTTGTTCGCCCGGACCAAGGTTCGGTGGCGGTGCAACTCTTGGTGCTCGGCGTACTGGTCGTGATGGTGGCAATCGTCGTCGAGTGTGCGCTGGTGTTGCTTGCGGCGCGCGCGAGCTCAGCCCTGCGCGAGAATCGCCGCCTGAGCCAATGGTTGGATCGGGTGCTTGGCTCGGTGCTGATCGGTTTGGGGATTCGCCTCGGTTTGGCTGAGCGTGCGTAG
- a CDS encoding VOC family protein, with translation MSLYSKNTTSNLIPCLRYRDVPTALEWLCRVFDFEQQRVVEDSQVGVIHAQLSFGTGMLMLGPVADSEYGRQVRQPDEVGGISTQSIYVVVNSADALYTKAKAAGAEIVIELKDEDYGGRGFSCRDLEGHLWNFGTYDPWDEPVAEQNAPRGEG, from the coding sequence ATGTCCCTGTATAGCAAGAACACCACGTCCAACCTGATCCCCTGTCTGCGTTACCGCGATGTGCCTACCGCGTTGGAGTGGTTGTGTCGCGTGTTCGATTTCGAGCAGCAGCGAGTGGTTGAGGACTCGCAGGTTGGTGTCATTCATGCGCAGCTCAGCTTTGGTACCGGCATGCTCATGCTGGGGCCTGTGGCCGATTCCGAATACGGTCGTCAGGTCCGGCAGCCTGACGAGGTAGGAGGCATCTCCACGCAAAGCATCTATGTTGTCGTCAACAGCGCCGACGCGCTGTACACCAAGGCCAAGGCCGCCGGTGCGGAGATTGTCATCGAACTGAAAGATGAAGATTACGGCGGGCGTGGCTTCAGCTGCCGGGACCTGGAAGGGCACTTGTGGAACTTCGGCACCTACGACCCGTGGGATGAGCCGGTCGCCGAGCAGAACGCACCGAGAGGGGAAGGCTGA
- a CDS encoding aldo/keto reductase, whose amino-acid sequence MRTLRLGDGDAVPVVGQGTWHMGEDSAERSHEVAALRLGIELGMTLIDTAEMYGEGGAEEVVGEAIRNRRDRVFLVSKVYPHNASRKGVPEACERSLRRLGTECIDLYLLHWRGQYPLAETVEAFERLKEQGKIRRWGVSNFDLADMHELNAPACATNQVLYNPGERGIEFDLLPWSQAQGMPVMAYCPLGQGGSLLRDPAVVEVARRHGAQPAQVALAWSLRQPGVLVIPKSSNPTHLRANASAAEIELSAEDLAVLDAAFPPPAHHQPLQMV is encoded by the coding sequence ATGCGAACCTTGAGGCTGGGTGACGGCGATGCGGTCCCGGTGGTCGGCCAGGGTACCTGGCATATGGGCGAGGACTCCGCCGAACGCAGCCATGAAGTGGCCGCGTTGCGCCTGGGTATCGAACTAGGGATGACGCTGATCGATACCGCTGAAATGTATGGCGAGGGCGGTGCCGAAGAAGTGGTTGGCGAGGCGATCCGCAACCGCCGGGACCGGGTATTCCTGGTCAGCAAAGTCTATCCGCACAATGCCAGCCGCAAAGGTGTGCCGGAGGCTTGCGAGCGCAGCCTGCGCCGGCTGGGTACCGAATGTATTGACCTGTACCTGCTGCACTGGCGCGGCCAATATCCGCTTGCGGAAACCGTCGAAGCGTTTGAGCGCCTTAAAGAGCAGGGGAAAATACGCCGCTGGGGCGTATCGAACTTCGATCTGGCCGACATGCATGAGCTCAATGCGCCTGCCTGTGCGACCAATCAGGTGCTGTACAACCCGGGCGAGCGCGGCATCGAGTTCGATTTGTTGCCCTGGAGCCAGGCGCAAGGGATGCCGGTTATGGCCTATTGTCCGCTGGGGCAGGGCGGATCGCTGTTACGTGACCCGGCCGTTGTCGAGGTGGCGCGCAGACACGGGGCTCAACCGGCGCAGGTCGCACTGGCCTGGTCTTTACGCCAGCCCGGGGTGCTGGTCATTCCGAAGTCGTCCAACCCGACTCATCTGCGCGCCAATGCATCCGCCGCGGAAATCGAGCTGAGTGCTGAGGACCTTGCCGTTCTCGATGCGGCCTTTCCACCCCCTGCACATCACCAGCCGTTACAGATGGTTTGA
- a CDS encoding SDR family oxidoreductase encodes MSESRLEGAVVVITGASSGIGRATAQAFARQRARVVLAARDDEALQETADECRALGGEALVVPTDMTVSDSVEQLANAAAEFGQGRIDVWINNAGVGAVGAFDETPLDAHEQVVQTDLIGYLRGAHVVLPYFKQQNAGILINTLSVGSWVPQPFAVAYSASKFGLRGFSHALRGELVQWPGIHVCDVYPSVVDTPGFRDGGNYAGRSLQPPPPLCDPRDVAQAMVSLALHPRHTTSVGVMATVLRFAHFITPGFDRLSGLLTGTALRRADRVAPSSGNLFHPPLGQRRIDGGWRNNDSSTRTLMVAGGIAAGVVGLLLCARRR; translated from the coding sequence ATGAGCGAAAGCAGACTCGAGGGCGCGGTGGTGGTCATCACCGGCGCATCCAGCGGCATCGGCCGTGCCACCGCGCAGGCATTCGCACGACAGCGAGCCCGTGTCGTGCTGGCGGCGCGCGATGACGAAGCGCTGCAAGAGACGGCGGACGAATGTCGAGCGTTGGGCGGGGAGGCGCTTGTCGTCCCGACCGACATGACCGTGAGTGACTCCGTGGAGCAGCTCGCGAATGCTGCCGCCGAGTTCGGTCAGGGCCGCATCGATGTTTGGATAAATAACGCCGGGGTCGGTGCGGTTGGTGCCTTTGACGAGACGCCGTTGGACGCCCACGAACAGGTGGTGCAAACCGATCTGATCGGCTATCTGCGCGGCGCGCATGTCGTGTTGCCTTACTTCAAACAGCAGAATGCGGGCATTCTGATCAATACCTTGTCCGTCGGTAGCTGGGTCCCGCAACCCTTCGCGGTGGCGTATTCAGCCAGCAAGTTCGGCTTGCGTGGGTTCTCCCATGCGCTGCGCGGGGAGCTGGTGCAGTGGCCGGGTATTCACGTATGCGACGTGTATCCCTCCGTGGTCGATACCCCTGGCTTTCGCGACGGCGGCAATTATGCGGGTCGCTCGCTGCAGCCGCCGCCACCGCTCTGTGATCCTCGGGACGTAGCCCAGGCGATGGTCAGCCTGGCCTTGCATCCACGGCACACCACCTCGGTTGGCGTCATGGCGACCGTGCTGCGCTTTGCGCACTTCATCACCCCCGGTTTTGATCGGTTGTCCGGGCTGCTTACCGGCACCGCGCTGCGACGCGCCGACCGGGTGGCGCCTTCTTCGGGCAACCTGTTTCATCCGCCCCTGGGCCAGCGCCGAATCGATGGCGGGTGGCGGAACAACGATTCGAGCACGCGTACCTTGATGGTAGCCGGCGGCATTGCGGCGGGGGTCGTCGGGCTGTTGCTGTGTGCGCGTAGACGCTAG
- a CDS encoding DUF6279 family lipoprotein: protein MQMRQAFSRKTLLILLAFTLVTAGCSRMNLAYRNLDLLIPWSLNDYLDMNRDQQQRFRAQLRDHLGWHCRTQLPEYLDSVELLQGQVRQGEIDEPVLHAHYRDARQAIQTIAVEITPTTTQLLRDLDDEQVRELGEALEEDRRERDEKYLQPPLAEQIRERSERMRERIDQWLGSSSAAQRQRILEWAHALGDQNRLWLGNRVQWQQALIAALDQRQEPEFAKRIETLLQDREALWSADYRAAFARAEQVTIDMVSDVYALSDPAQRRHLDEQLEDLRKDLSSLDCLANAR from the coding sequence ATGCAGATGCGTCAGGCATTTAGCCGCAAGACATTGCTGATACTGCTGGCGTTCACCTTGGTCACAGCCGGGTGCAGCCGGATGAACCTCGCCTACCGCAACCTTGATCTATTGATTCCCTGGTCGCTCAACGATTACCTGGACATGAACCGCGATCAGCAACAGCGTTTCCGTGCTCAGCTGCGCGACCACCTGGGCTGGCATTGCCGTACGCAGCTGCCCGAGTACCTCGACTCTGTCGAGCTGCTGCAGGGCCAGGTTCGCCAGGGTGAGATCGACGAGCCTGTACTGCACGCGCATTATCGGGATGCAAGGCAGGCGATCCAGACGATCGCCGTGGAAATCACACCCACAACGACGCAGCTGTTGCGCGATCTCGACGACGAGCAAGTCCGTGAACTCGGCGAAGCGCTGGAAGAAGACCGCCGCGAGCGCGATGAAAAATACCTCCAACCACCGTTGGCGGAGCAGATACGGGAACGCTCCGAGCGGATGCGCGAGCGGATCGATCAATGGCTGGGCAGTAGCAGCGCTGCGCAACGGCAGCGCATCCTGGAATGGGCGCACGCGCTTGGAGACCAGAATCGACTCTGGCTGGGCAACCGGGTGCAATGGCAGCAGGCTCTGATCGCCGCGCTCGACCAACGTCAGGAACCGGAGTTCGCCAAGCGCATAGAGACACTGTTGCAAGACCGTGAAGCGCTATGGTCGGCGGATTATCGAGCAGCCTTCGCGCGGGCTGAACAGGTAACCATCGATATGGTCAGTGACGTCTACGCGCTGTCCGATCCTGCCCAACGCCGCCACCTCGACGAGCAGCTGGAGGATCTGCGCAAGGACCTCAGCTCGCTGGATTGCCTTGCCAACGCTCGGTGA
- a CDS encoding transporter substrate-binding domain-containing protein translates to MQRLVLMLALALLPLICAAQQRIEVWTYHFSPPFILDDTQGLSHAFVELLNTDPANRGRFRFELVKLPRKRVDIRLARERPGLLLWATPSFFTAAQTANGTWSAPLLFDQQEFVSLPDVPFEYERPESLHGLVLGGVLGHRYEGLEADIASGAIKRHDVRSDLQNLQILLSGRVNTLLIPRSTLLYYLKEKRLRDLYVSTTPLYPFSRHVLVTDALEDAARSYVGEFLEALPNNPEWQILLFHYGLHPMAIGQ, encoded by the coding sequence ATGCAGAGACTCGTCCTGATGCTCGCGCTTGCCCTGTTGCCGCTGATCTGCGCGGCACAGCAGCGAATCGAGGTATGGACGTATCACTTCTCACCGCCTTTCATTCTCGACGACACGCAAGGACTCTCGCATGCCTTCGTCGAGCTGCTGAACACCGATCCCGCTAATCGAGGTCGTTTCCGCTTCGAGCTGGTGAAGCTTCCGCGCAAACGCGTAGACATCCGTCTCGCCCGAGAACGGCCTGGCCTGCTCCTTTGGGCGACACCCAGCTTCTTTACGGCCGCCCAGACAGCCAACGGGACCTGGTCGGCACCCTTGCTGTTCGATCAACAAGAGTTCGTCTCGCTACCGGACGTGCCTTTCGAATATGAGCGTCCCGAGTCGCTGCATGGCCTCGTTCTTGGAGGGGTCCTCGGGCATCGCTACGAAGGGCTCGAAGCGGACATCGCCAGCGGCGCAATCAAACGACACGACGTTCGGTCAGATCTGCAAAACCTGCAGATCCTCCTGTCAGGGCGCGTCAATACCTTGCTCATCCCACGTTCCACCCTGCTCTACTACCTTAAGGAGAAACGACTCAGGGATTTGTACGTATCGACCACGCCGCTGTACCCGTTTTCACGGCATGTGTTGGTCACCGATGCACTAGAGGACGCCGCGCGCAGCTACGTCGGCGAGTTCCTCGAGGCACTGCCGAACAACCCTGAATGGCAGATCCTCCTGTTCCATTACGGGCTCCATCCGATGGCCATCGGACAATGA
- a CDS encoding RNA pseudouridine synthase, producing the protein MTDPIRLSKRLAEQLGCSRREAELYIEGGWVSVDGHVIETPFFKVADQRIELLPGATATELPPVTLLLHKPAGQSTAADPAGAQFQLAEATHWRGDDARFTPRGRHFARQTALLPLEPDASGLVVFSQQREVIRKLDDPRDKLEQEYVVEVAGEPEEGGLALLAKGIGHRGKILPKAKASWQNETRLRMVLKAPQAGDIRRLCEAIGLEMLNCKRIRIGRLSMAKLPVGEWRFLGEHERF; encoded by the coding sequence ATGACCGACCCGATACGCTTATCCAAACGCCTCGCCGAACAACTCGGCTGTTCCCGGCGCGAGGCCGAGCTTTATATCGAGGGTGGTTGGGTCAGCGTTGACGGCCACGTCATCGAAACCCCATTTTTCAAAGTAGCCGATCAGCGCATCGAACTGCTGCCAGGCGCGACCGCCACGGAACTGCCGCCTGTCACGCTGTTGCTGCACAAGCCCGCAGGCCAATCCACCGCCGCGGACCCCGCAGGTGCCCAGTTCCAGCTCGCCGAAGCGACGCATTGGAGAGGTGACGATGCGCGCTTCACCCCGCGCGGGCGGCATTTCGCGCGCCAAACAGCGCTGCTGCCGCTTGAGCCGGACGCCAGCGGGCTCGTAGTCTTCAGCCAGCAGCGGGAAGTGATCCGCAAGCTTGACGATCCACGCGACAAGCTGGAGCAGGAATACGTGGTCGAGGTCGCCGGCGAACCCGAGGAAGGCGGGCTCGCGCTGCTGGCTAAAGGCATTGGCCATCGCGGCAAGATTTTGCCCAAGGCCAAAGCCAGCTGGCAGAACGAAACCCGTCTGCGCATGGTGCTCAAGGCACCTCAAGCCGGCGATATACGCCGGTTATGTGAGGCCATAGGCCTCGAAATGCTCAATTGCAAGCGGATCCGTATAGGCCGCCTGTCGATGGCCAAGCTCCCGGTCGGCGAATGGCGCTTTCTAGGCGAGCACGAACGCTTCTAG